One part of the Helicobacter cetorum MIT 99-5656 genome encodes these proteins:
- a CDS encoding DUF1104 domain-containing protein, translating to MSKLAYSLLFIGFFCGAFLKANGFKDMDNKQLAEQAGKVSPKEIPEFRAEVNKRLKAMGQEERKQYKAEFKKAISKNLGSLSQEERKKREQEILKVISDRKKTMTMKEYRKQQLDLDSCACEGPFHEHKKKEFHEKKKSGSHKH from the coding sequence ATGAGTAAACTAGCGTATTCTTTGCTATTTATAGGGTTTTTTTGTGGGGCGTTCTTGAAAGCAAATGGGTTCAAGGATATGGATAACAAACAGCTTGCTGAACAAGCGGGAAAGGTTTCGCCCAAAGAGATTCCGGAATTTCGTGCAGAAGTTAATAAGCGATTAAAGGCAATGGGTCAGGAAGAGCGTAAGCAATATAAGGCGGAATTCAAAAAGGCAATAAGCAAGAATTTGGGTTCTTTGAGTCAGGAAGAACGCAAGAAGCGTGAGCAAGAGATTCTTAAAGTGATTTCTGATAGGAAGAAAACAATGACCATGAAAGAGTATCGCAAACAGCAGCTAGATTTGGATAGTTGTGCTTGTGAAGGGCCTTTCCATGAGCATAAGAAAAAGGAATTTCACGAGAAGAAAAAATCAGGCTCTCATAAGCATTAG
- a CDS encoding DMT family transporter — MRNTILFGILMMFLANLCFGIMSAFVKITANYFSPMENVFYRSVTMMLLLLLIYPFKPYPLRSYKKGGFRKLAFRAVVGGLAMLAFFYNIEKISLATATAFSQSAPIYTVLLSYFMLKEKLQMSALISAGIGLVGVVLISNPSVENIGPFEILMGILSGVFVALAYVTLRDLREYYDKQAVILAFAFGMSVLGLVGMFFDIPFLSNGIHTPRLEDILWIFLIGVSGTLGQYFLTYAYMNAPAGIIAPIEYTRIIWGLLLGLYLGDKFLDFKSSLGVLLILFSGLLIALPALLKELRSFKSCN; from the coding sequence ATGCGTAATACGATTTTATTTGGCATTTTAATGATGTTTTTGGCTAATTTATGCTTTGGCATAATGAGCGCGTTTGTAAAAATCACAGCCAACTATTTTTCCCCTATGGAAAATGTGTTTTATCGTTCTGTTACTATGATGTTATTATTATTGCTAATTTATCCTTTCAAACCCTACCCTTTAAGGAGTTACAAAAAAGGCGGTTTTAGAAAGCTTGCTTTTAGGGCAGTTGTGGGGGGATTAGCGATGCTGGCGTTTTTTTATAATATTGAAAAAATTTCGCTTGCCACAGCGACAGCGTTTTCACAAAGCGCCCCTATTTATACAGTGCTACTCTCTTATTTTATGTTGAAAGAAAAGTTGCAAATGAGCGCGTTAATCTCAGCCGGTATTGGGCTAGTGGGGGTCGTGCTTATCTCAAATCCTAGTGTAGAAAATATAGGGCCTTTTGAAATTCTTATGGGCATTTTAAGTGGGGTCTTTGTGGCTTTGGCGTATGTAACTTTGAGAGATTTAAGAGAGTATTATGACAAGCAAGCCGTGATTTTGGCATTCGCCTTTGGCATGAGTGTGCTTGGGCTAGTTGGCATGTTTTTTGACATTCCTTTTTTATCTAACGGCATTCATACGCCTAGATTAGAGGATATTTTATGGATTTTTTTAATAGGAGTTAGTGGGACTTTAGGGCAATACTTCTTGACTTATGCCTACATGAACGCCCCCGCTGGAATTATTGCCCCTATTGAATACACCCGCATTATTTGGGGGCTACTATTAGGGCTGTATTTGGGCGATAAATTTTTAGATTTTAAAAGCTCTTTAGGGGTTCTACTCATTTTATTTTCTGGGTTGCTTATCGCCTTACCTGCTCTTTTAAAAGAATTGAGAAGTTTTAAATCATGCAACTAA
- the rplT gene encoding 50S ribosomal protein L20, with amino-acid sequence MRVKTGVVRRRRHKKVLKLARGFYSGRRKHFRKAKEQLERSMCYAFRDRKQKKRDFRSLWVVRINAACRMHDTSYSRFMHALKLANVELDRKVLADMAMNDMQAFVSVLESVKEHL; translated from the coding sequence ATGAGAGTTAAAACAGGCGTTGTGCGTAGAAGACGCCATAAGAAAGTCTTAAAACTCGCTAGAGGGTTTTATAGTGGCAGAAGAAAGCATTTTAGAAAGGCTAAGGAGCAGCTTGAAAGAAGCATGTGTTATGCTTTCAGAGACCGCAAGCAAAAGAAAAGAGATTTTAGAAGTTTGTGGGTAGTGAGAATCAATGCAGCTTGCAGAATGCATGATACAAGTTATTCACGCTTTATGCATGCTTTAAAGTTGGCTAATGTTGAATTAGACCGCAAGGTTTTAGCAGACATGGCTATGAATGATATGCAGGCGTTTGTGAGCGTGCTAGAGAGCGTGAAAGAACATCTTTAG
- the ppsA gene encoding pyruvate, water dikinase: MRYIKFFKELNNKDVNLVGGKNASIGEMFQELVPIGIKVPDGFAITSEAYWYLLEQGGVKQKIIELLENVDATEIDVLKVRSKKIRELIFGTPFPTDLRDEIFQAYEILSQQYDMKEADVAVRSSATAEDLPDASFAGQQDTYLNIKGKTELVHYIKSCIASLFTDRAISYRASRGFDHLKVALSVGVQKMVRADKSSAGVMFSIDTETGFKDAVFITSAWGLGENVVGGMVNPDEFYVFKPTLEQNKRPIIKRQLGNKFQKMVYAPRGSEHPTKNIETTQKELQSFSLSDEDVLILAKYAIEIEKHYTKEAGTYRPMDIEWAKDGNSGEIFIVQARPETVQSQKNKNNNQVFEKFKFKNPNEKKEIILQGRAIGNKIGSGKVRIINDLEHMNSFKEGEILVTDNTDPDWEPCMKKASAVITNRGGRTCHAAIVAREIGVPAIVGASGATDRLYTGMEITVSCAEGEEGYVYAGIYEHEIERVELSCLEETKTKIYVNIGNPEKAFGFSQLPNHGVGLARMEMIILNQIKAHPLALVDLHHKKPVKEKNEIENLMAGYANPKDFFVKKIAEGIGMISAAFYPKPVIVRTSDFKSNEYMRMLGGSSYEPHEENPMLGYRGASRYYSERYNEAFSWECEALALVREEMGLTNMKIMIPFLRTIEEGKKVLEILRKNNLESGKNGLEIYIMCELPINVILADDFLSLFDGFSIGSNDLTQLTLGVDRDSELVSHVFDERNPAMLEMFKRAIEACKRHHKYCGICGQAPSDYPEVAEFLVKESITSISLNPDSVISTWNAIAKLEKELKR; this comes from the coding sequence GTGCGATATATCAAATTTTTCAAAGAGTTGAATAATAAAGATGTGAATTTGGTTGGGGGCAAGAACGCTAGTATTGGCGAGATGTTTCAAGAATTAGTGCCTATTGGTATCAAAGTGCCTGATGGTTTTGCAATCACTAGCGAAGCGTATTGGTATCTCTTGGAGCAAGGTGGGGTTAAACAAAAGATTATAGAGCTTTTAGAGAATGTTGATGCCACCGAAATTGATGTGCTAAAAGTGCGTTCTAAAAAAATCAGAGAGCTTATTTTTGGCACGCCGTTTCCTACAGATTTGAGAGATGAAATTTTTCAAGCCTATGAGATTTTAAGCCAACAATATGATATGAAAGAAGCTGATGTGGCAGTGCGTTCAAGTGCTACAGCTGAAGATTTGCCCGATGCTTCTTTTGCCGGTCAACAAGACACTTATTTGAACATCAAGGGTAAAACAGAATTAGTCCATTATATCAAGTCTTGTATAGCATCACTTTTTACTGATAGAGCGATTAGCTATAGAGCCAGTCGTGGGTTTGACCATTTGAAAGTCGCACTGAGTGTGGGGGTGCAAAAAATGGTGCGAGCCGATAAAAGTAGTGCAGGAGTCATGTTTTCTATTGATACAGAAACTGGCTTTAAAGATGCGGTTTTTATCACTTCAGCTTGGGGGCTAGGTGAAAATGTCGTAGGTGGCATGGTAAATCCTGATGAATTTTATGTGTTTAAGCCGACTTTAGAGCAAAATAAACGCCCTATCATTAAGAGACAATTGGGTAATAAGTTTCAAAAAATGGTTTATGCTCCAAGGGGAAGCGAACACCCTACTAAAAACATTGAAACCACTCAAAAAGAATTGCAATCTTTTTCATTGAGCGATGAAGATGTGCTGATTTTAGCTAAATACGCCATTGAAATTGAAAAGCACTATACCAAAGAAGCTGGGACTTATCGCCCTATGGATATAGAATGGGCAAAAGATGGCAACAGTGGGGAAATCTTTATCGTTCAGGCTCGCCCAGAAACGGTTCAAAGCCAAAAAAATAAAAACAACAATCAAGTCTTTGAAAAATTTAAATTCAAGAACCCTAACGAAAAGAAAGAGATTATCTTGCAAGGTAGGGCTATTGGCAATAAAATTGGCTCAGGAAAAGTGCGTATTATTAACGACTTGGAGCATATGAATTCTTTCAAAGAAGGCGAAATTTTAGTAACTGATAATACTGACCCAGACTGGGAGCCTTGCATGAAAAAGGCGAGTGCAGTGATTACTAATCGTGGGGGACGCACCTGTCATGCCGCTATTGTGGCTAGAGAAATTGGTGTGCCAGCCATTGTTGGAGCTAGTGGGGCAACCGATAGACTCTATACCGGTATGGAAATCACTGTCTCTTGTGCAGAAGGTGAAGAAGGCTATGTGTATGCAGGCATTTATGAGCATGAAATTGAAAGGGTTGAACTCTCTTGCTTAGAAGAGACAAAGACTAAAATTTATGTCAATATTGGAAACCCTGAAAAAGCCTTTGGGTTTTCTCAACTTCCTAACCATGGTGTGGGATTAGCTAGAATGGAGATGATTATCTTAAATCAAATTAAAGCCCACCCCTTAGCCTTAGTGGATTTACACCACAAAAAGCCAGTAAAAGAAAAAAATGAGATTGAAAACTTAATGGCGGGCTATGCTAACCCTAAAGATTTCTTTGTGAAAAAAATCGCTGAAGGCATAGGCATGATAAGTGCGGCGTTTTATCCTAAGCCTGTCATCGTTCGCACAAGCGATTTCAAATCTAACGAATACATGCGAATGCTTGGAGGTTCAAGCTATGAACCCCATGAAGAAAACCCCATGCTTGGTTATAGGGGAGCTAGTCGGTATTATTCAGAACGCTATAATGAAGCGTTTTCATGGGAATGTGAAGCTTTGGCGTTAGTAAGAGAAGAAATGGGCTTAACTAACATGAAAATTATGATTCCTTTTTTACGCACCATTGAAGAAGGTAAAAAAGTCCTAGAAATCCTAAGAAAAAACAACCTAGAATCCGGTAAAAATGGTCTTGAAATTTATATCATGTGTGAATTGCCCATTAATGTAATCTTGGCTGATGATTTCTTAAGTTTGTTTGATGGTTTTTCTATTGGTTCAAACGATTTAACCCAGCTTACCTTAGGCGTGGATAGAGATAGCGAACTAGTAAGCCATGTCTTTGATGAAAGAAACCCTGCTATGCTAGAAATGTTTAAAAGAGCGATTGAAGCCTGTAAAAGACATCATAAATATTGTGGGATTTGTGGACAAGCCCCAAGCGATTACCCTGAAGTGGCGGAATTTTTGGTTAAAGAAAGCATCACTTCCATTTCTTTAAACCCCGATAGCGTGATTTCTACTTGGAATGCTATAGCAAAACTAGAAAAAGAGTTAAAAAGATAG
- the thrS gene encoding threonine--tRNA ligase codes for MSAELIAVYKDEQIIDLESAKVLGLSDGIKVLGGSEPIYFDDSPLALEVIRHSCAHLLAQSLKALYPDAKFFVGPVVEEGFYYDFKTASKISEEDLPKIEAKMKEFAKSKLAITKETLTREEALERFKGDELKYAVMSKISGDEFGVYRQGAFEDLCKGPHLPNTRFLHSFKLTKLAGAYLGGDEKNEMLIRIYGIAFATKESLKDYLFQIEEAKKRDHRKLGTELGLFSFDDEIGAGLPLWLPKGARLRKRIEDLLSKALLLRGYEPVRGPEILKSDVWKISGHYDNYKENMYFTTIDEQEYGIKPMNCVGHIKVYQNALHSYRELPLRFYEYGVVHRHEKSGVLHGLLRVREFTQDDAHIFCSFEQIQSEVSAILDFTHKIMSAFNFSYEMELSTRPTKSIGDDKVWEKATNALKEALKEHHIDYKVDEGGGAFYGPKIDIKITDALKRKWQCGTIQVDMNLPERFKLAFTNEHNEAEQPVMIHRAILGSFERFIAILSEHFGGNFPFFVAPTQIVLIPINEEHYHFALELKGELKKREIFVEVLDKNDSLNKKVRLAEKQKIPMILVLGNEEVETKILSIRDREKQTQYKMPLKEFLNMVESKMQEVSF; via the coding sequence ATGAGTGCGGAACTGATTGCCGTTTATAAAGACGAACAGATAATAGATTTAGAGAGTGCGAAGGTCTTAGGACTAAGCGATGGCATTAAGGTGCTTGGGGGTTCAGAGCCGATATATTTTGATGATTCACCTTTAGCTTTAGAAGTGATTAGGCATTCGTGTGCACACTTGCTCGCTCAAAGTTTGAAAGCCCTTTACCCTGATGCAAAGTTTTTTGTAGGACCTGTGGTGGAAGAAGGGTTTTACTACGATTTTAAGACCGCTTCAAAAATTAGCGAAGAAGATTTGCCTAAAATTGAAGCTAAAATGAAAGAGTTTGCGAAGTCTAAACTCGCTATCACTAAAGAGACTTTGACTAGAGAAGAGGCTTTAGAGCGTTTTAAGGGCGATGAATTAAAGTATGCCGTGATGAGTAAAATTAGTGGCGATGAATTTGGGGTGTATAGACAAGGCGCATTTGAAGATTTATGCAAAGGGCCTCACTTACCAAACACTCGCTTTTTACACAGCTTTAAGCTCACTAAACTCGCTGGAGCTTATCTAGGTGGTGATGAAAAAAATGAAATGCTAATTAGAATTTATGGTATTGCATTTGCTACTAAAGAAAGCCTAAAAGATTATCTTTTTCAAATTGAAGAGGCCAAAAAACGAGACCATAGAAAGTTAGGCACAGAACTAGGGCTTTTTAGCTTTGATGATGAAATAGGGGCGGGCTTACCCCTGTGGCTACCTAAGGGAGCAAGACTTAGAAAACGCATAGAAGATTTATTGAGTAAGGCGTTACTTTTAAGGGGCTATGAGCCTGTAAGAGGCCCTGAGATTTTAAAAAGCGATGTGTGGAAAATTAGCGGACATTATGATAATTATAAAGAGAACATGTATTTTACCACGATTGATGAGCAAGAATATGGCATAAAGCCTATGAATTGCGTGGGGCATATTAAAGTTTATCAAAATGCTTTGCATAGCTACAGAGAATTACCTTTAAGGTTTTATGAATACGGCGTGGTGCATAGGCACGAAAAAAGTGGCGTGTTGCATGGGCTTTTAAGAGTGAGAGAGTTTACTCAAGATGACGCTCATATTTTTTGCTCCTTTGAACAGATTCAAAGCGAAGTGAGTGCGATTTTAGATTTTACGCATAAAATTATGAGTGCGTTTAATTTCAGCTATGAAATGGAGCTATCCACTCGCCCTACTAAATCCATTGGCGATGATAAGGTATGGGAAAAAGCCACAAACGCTCTTAAAGAGGCTCTAAAAGAACACCATATTGATTATAAAGTTGATGAAGGTGGGGGGGCTTTCTATGGGCCTAAGATTGATATTAAAATTACAGATGCCTTAAAACGCAAATGGCAATGTGGCACGATTCAAGTGGATATGAATTTGCCCGAACGCTTTAAGCTCGCTTTCACTAACGAGCATAATGAAGCCGAACAACCGGTGATGATTCACAGAGCGATTTTAGGCTCGTTTGAAAGATTTATTGCGATTTTAAGCGAGCATTTTGGGGGTAATTTCCCTTTCTTTGTCGCACCCACTCAAATTGTGCTTATTCCTATCAATGAGGAGCATTATCATTTTGCCCTAGAGCTTAAAGGAGAATTAAAAAAGCGTGAGATTTTTGTAGAAGTGCTAGATAAAAACGACAGCTTGAATAAAAAGGTGCGACTAGCTGAAAAGCAAAAAATTCCTATGATTTTAGTTCTAGGTAATGAAGAAGTAGAGACAAAAATTTTATCCATTAGAGATAGAGAAAAGCAAACCCAATATAAAATGCCTTTAAAGGAGTTTTTAAACATGGTTGAATCTAAAATGCAAGAGGTTAGTTTTTGA
- a CDS encoding outer membrane protein, whose translation MKKSVIAGAISLVVATLLSAETPKQEMATKASPIKGERNAAFIGIDYQLGMLSTTAQNCSSANCNGSQSAGYGSNATKPITYGALGTRGYKGLSNQQYAINGFGVMVGYKHFFKKSPQFGLRYYGFFDFASSYYKYNEFNAEGLQTARVGSQNYMFGYGAGTDVLLNPAIFNRENLHFGFFLGIAVGGTSWGPTNHYFKNLASEYKGSFSPSNFQFLVNGGIRLGTKHQGFEIGLKIQTIRNNYYVASADDVPKGMTYRFTFHRPYAFYWRYIVSF comes from the coding sequence ATGAAAAAATCTGTTATCGCAGGTGCTATCTCTCTAGTTGTGGCGACTTTGTTGTCAGCAGAGACGCCCAAGCAAGAGATGGCAACTAAAGCAAGCCCCATAAAGGGAGAGAGAAACGCTGCCTTTATAGGAATTGATTATCAATTAGGTATGCTTAGCACAACGGCTCAAAATTGCTCTAGTGCGAATTGTAATGGGAGTCAAAGTGCGGGTTATGGTTCTAATGCTACAAAGCCTATTACTTATGGTGCTTTAGGGACTCGTGGGTATAAGGGCTTAAGCAATCAGCAATACGCTATCAATGGTTTTGGAGTTATGGTAGGGTATAAGCATTTCTTTAAAAAGTCGCCACAATTTGGGTTGCGTTATTATGGTTTTTTTGATTTCGCAAGTTCGTATTACAAATACAATGAGTTCAACGCCGAAGGGCTACAAACAGCCCGTGTAGGCTCACAAAATTATATGTTTGGCTATGGTGCAGGAACAGATGTGTTGCTTAACCCAGCCATTTTTAATCGTGAGAATTTGCATTTTGGTTTTTTCTTAGGCATTGCGGTGGGTGGCACTTCTTGGGGTCCAACCAATCATTACTTTAAAAATTTAGCGAGCGAATATAAGGGAAGTTTTAGCCCTTCAAATTTCCAATTTTTAGTCAATGGGGGAATCCGCTTAGGCACTAAGCATCAAGGTTTTGAAATTGGGTTAAAAATCCAAACGATTCGCAATAACTATTATGTGGCTAGTGCCGATGATGTTCCTAAGGGAATGACTTATAGATTCACCTTTCATCGCCCCTACGCCTTCTATTGGCGTTACATCGTCAGTTTCTAG
- the rpmI gene encoding 50S ribosomal protein L35 translates to MPKMKTNRGASKRFKVKKNLVKRGSAFKSHILTKKSPKRKANLNAPKHVHHTNMNSVMSLLCKA, encoded by the coding sequence ATGCCAAAAATGAAGACTAATCGTGGTGCGTCAAAGCGTTTCAAAGTTAAAAAGAACTTAGTTAAGCGTGGCAGTGCTTTTAAGAGTCATATCTTGACTAAAAAAAGCCCTAAGCGTAAAGCTAATTTGAATGCACCAAAACATGTGCATCACACCAATATGAATTCTGTCATGTCTTTACTCTGTAAAGCATAA
- the infC gene encoding translation initiation factor IF-3 has product MSKNEVLLNEDINFKEVRCVGDDGEVHGIISSREALNIARNLGLDLVLISANAKPPVCKVMDYNKFRYQNEKKIKEAKKKQKQIEIKEIKLSTQIAQNDINYKVKHAREFIEANKHVKFKVVLKGRESQNPRAGLDVLFRVQTMMEDLANPEREPKTEGRFVSWMFVPKKDQESVKTKKNHKEISNAQTSHTQPPFNSINLMKGENHAKNED; this is encoded by the coding sequence TTGAGTAAAAACGAAGTATTGTTAAACGAAGATATTAATTTTAAAGAAGTGCGTTGTGTAGGTGATGATGGCGAAGTGCATGGCATTATTTCTTCAAGAGAAGCGTTAAATATTGCCCGTAACTTGGGGCTAGATTTGGTGTTGATTTCAGCGAATGCAAAGCCCCCTGTATGTAAGGTCATGGATTATAATAAATTCCGCTATCAAAATGAAAAGAAAATTAAAGAGGCCAAGAAAAAGCAAAAGCAAATTGAAATCAAAGAGATTAAGCTCTCTACTCAAATCGCACAAAATGACATCAATTATAAAGTCAAACATGCAAGAGAGTTTATTGAAGCTAACAAGCATGTGAAATTTAAAGTTGTTTTAAAGGGTAGGGAGAGCCAAAACCCTAGAGCGGGTCTTGATGTGCTTTTTAGAGTGCAGACAATGATGGAGGATTTAGCCAATCCTGAAAGAGAGCCTAAAACTGAAGGGCGTTTTGTCTCATGGATGTTTGTGCCTAAAAAAGACCAAGAGAGTGTCAAAACTAAGAAAAACCATAAAGAAATAAGTAACGCTCAAACTAGCCATACTCAACCCCCCTTTAATAGCATTAACCTTATGAAAGGAGAAAATCATGCCAAAAATGAAGACTAA
- the traF gene encoding conjugal transfer protein TraF, producing the protein MSKTLNTKEIAQCCCGLLLAPALLQALEFGGMGNVSMGLGGAGVALENSQWALYYNPALLDMDEKSKFGYSFNLQAGQTNLLSLANNLSNDNGLNNLENSISNLQTSNHKSIIQALENNSSSITINASESSQASEIIQLVNTTNTSIKNNGLLASSQNGFVFQYNYRGRKKEFVGSFGLGLFGSAFMEAGVKTDKNYKELIVPINNTYYQAQISSHSITLRETSQANYNAHSLLSSNAKLQGGVKALVLIEVPLGYGHAFNTRFGRFGIGATFKYIYSGSYGLKASGNINDIANSVNLDNFSFNNIPKTSHFGLDLGGAYSIKGFTLGLVGKYLNAPKFSLGANNGFLRIDPQVRLGLAYHYKFLTLAWDFDLTKNNSIVPFKKSQMTGGGIMLDFKYIDFRFGAMGNMAKDNLDYGMILTAGIGFYKVFDISIQSSLKTQKWSHYNIPEYVALRIGGGYTW; encoded by the coding sequence ATGTCAAAAACATTAAATACCAAAGAAATAGCTCAATGTTGTTGTGGCTTATTGTTAGCCCCAGCATTGCTTCAAGCCTTAGAATTTGGTGGTATGGGAAATGTGTCTATGGGATTAGGTGGTGCTGGCGTGGCTTTAGAAAATTCTCAATGGGCGTTGTATTATAATCCGGCCTTGCTAGATATGGACGAAAAGTCTAAATTTGGTTATAGCTTTAATCTTCAAGCAGGACAAACCAATCTTTTATCGCTCGCAAATAACCTTTCAAATGACAATGGATTGAATAACCTTGAAAATAGTATCAGCAACCTACAAACATCTAATCACAAATCCATTATCCAAGCCTTAGAAAATAATAGCTCTAGCATTACTATCAATGCTAGTGAAAGTTCTCAAGCGAGCGAGATTATCCAGCTTGTGAATACGACAAACACTTCCATTAAAAATAATGGGCTTTTGGCGAGTTCGCAAAATGGCTTTGTATTCCAATACAATTATAGGGGGCGTAAGAAAGAATTCGTAGGGTCGTTTGGACTAGGGCTTTTTGGAAGCGCTTTTATGGAAGCGGGTGTAAAAACGGATAAAAACTATAAAGAGCTTATTGTTCCTATTAATAACACCTATTATCAAGCACAAATTAGTTCTCATTCTATCACTCTAAGAGAAACTTCACAAGCTAATTACAACGCCCATTCCTTGCTCTCATCTAATGCGAAGTTGCAAGGGGGCGTTAAAGCTTTAGTCTTAATAGAAGTGCCATTAGGCTATGGGCATGCTTTTAATACGAGATTTGGGCGTTTTGGCATAGGGGCTACTTTTAAATATATTTATAGTGGGAGCTATGGTTTAAAGGCTAGTGGGAACATTAATGACATCGCTAATAGCGTCAATTTAGATAATTTTAGTTTTAATAACATTCCAAAAACTTCGCATTTTGGGCTAGATTTAGGTGGAGCATATTCCATTAAAGGCTTTACTTTGGGGCTTGTAGGAAAATATCTCAACGCCCCCAAGTTTAGCTTAGGAGCCAACAATGGATTTCTACGCATTGACCCTCAAGTGCGTTTGGGTCTGGCTTATCATTATAAATTTTTAACTCTAGCTTGGGATTTTGACTTAACAAAAAATAATTCCATTGTGCCTTTTAAAAAAAGTCAAATGACTGGTGGGGGAATTATGCTAGATTTTAAGTATATTGATTTTAGATTTGGAGCTATGGGCAATATGGCAAAAGATAATTTGGATTATGGCATGATTTTAACAGCAGGCATTGGATTTTACAAAGTGTTTGATATATCCATTCAATCCAGTCTAAAAACGCAAAAATGGAGTCATTACAACATTCCAGAATATGTGGCATTGCGTATTGGTGGGGGCTACACTTGGTAA
- a CDS encoding glycosyltransferase family 39 protein: MQLSPLQSTLLYFRYLIYPRKKIRSFDVSDLSFVLLAMGVLVLGLLMSNEISISYNEAKDFFYGNAWFIKIAQKSTEILGQNDLALRLPFLLSHLINMLLIYLIGRKILKKPKDALYATLTYALLPGANLFAILLVKSVFVLNLGLLISYLFVKSQKIPYLSILLCVFIDSAFITLFLGLGAYALRMRYFKSLLFAFICLGINITLFNESFKGLPSGYFLQTCSELLLLYSPLFFVYYPYTLYKALFAKKPSLLAFISASGWLCPLLLSVRQEIDLKTFAPLALVGLPLFIQSMLSNLRVRLREFRGRYYLRIFSLYLLMLAETLFLWGSKVSNANEKLLNRHFLAKEIATALQTRGIHQIQTDDKQLALRLKFYGIKEGGYLKLINTKNSKKRPDIEIIYTDKILQSYSLVRMRH; this comes from the coding sequence ATGCAACTAAGCCCTTTACAAAGCACGCTCCTATACTTTCGCTACCTTATCTACCCAAGGAAAAAAATAAGAAGCTTTGATGTGAGTGACTTAAGCTTTGTGCTACTAGCTATGGGAGTTTTGGTCTTAGGGCTATTAATGAGTAATGAAATTTCTATTAGCTATAACGAAGCTAAGGACTTTTTTTATGGTAATGCTTGGTTTATTAAAATCGCTCAAAAAAGCACTGAAATTTTGGGGCAAAATGATTTGGCTCTAAGACTACCCTTTTTGCTTTCTCATCTTATCAATATGCTTTTAATTTATCTCATAGGGCGAAAGATTTTAAAAAAACCCAAAGACGCTCTTTATGCTACTTTAACTTACGCTTTATTACCTGGGGCTAATCTCTTTGCGATTTTATTAGTTAAAAGTGTATTTGTGCTTAATCTTGGGCTTTTAATCAGCTACTTATTTGTAAAATCTCAAAAAATCCCCTATCTTAGCATTCTCTTATGCGTGTTTATAGATAGTGCGTTTATAACGCTTTTTTTGGGCTTGGGGGCTTATGCTTTAAGAATGCGTTATTTTAAGAGTTTGCTCTTTGCTTTTATTTGTTTGGGTATCAATATTACTCTTTTTAATGAAAGTTTTAAGGGCTTGCCTAGTGGGTATTTCCTACAAACTTGCTCAGAACTTCTCTTGTTGTATTCGCCATTATTCTTTGTTTATTACCCCTATACACTCTATAAAGCCCTTTTTGCTAAAAAGCCATCATTGCTCGCTTTCATTAGTGCAAGTGGCTGGCTTTGTCCTTTGCTTTTAAGCGTGCGTCAAGAGATAGATTTAAAAACTTTTGCTCCCCTAGCGTTAGTGGGCTTACCCCTATTCATTCAAAGCATGCTCAGTAATCTTAGGGTGCGTTTAAGAGAATTTAGGGGGCGGTATTATTTACGCATTTTTAGCCTGTATCTTTTAATGCTTGCTGAAACGCTGTTTTTATGGGGGAGCAAGGTTTCTAATGCTAATGAAAAATTATTGAATCGGCACTTCTTGGCAAAAGAAATCGCAACAGCCCTTCAAACAAGGGGTATTCATCAAATCCAAACCGATGACAAGCAACTCGCCCTAAGGCTCAAATTTTATGGCATTAAAGAAGGGGGGTATTTAAAACTTATTAATACTAAAAACTCTAAAAAACGCCCTGATATTGAAATTATCTATACAGATAAAATCTTGCAATCTTATAGTTTGGTGCGAATGCGTCATTGA